In the Olleya sp. Hel_I_94 genome, one interval contains:
- the guaB gene encoding IMP dehydrogenase, whose amino-acid sequence MTAHENKIVGEGLTYDDVLLVPAFSDVLPREVNIQSKFTRNITINVPIVSAAMDTVTESQMAIAMAREGGIGVLHKNMTIEQQATKVRKVKRAESGMIIDPVTLPMTAVVADANNAMREHGIGGIPIVDDNGLLKGIVTNRDLRFEHEKNRPIVEVMTSENLVTAPVGTSLKDAEKILQQHKIEKLLIVEGDKLEGLITFRDITKLTQKPIANKDTFGRLRVAAAIGVTGDAVDRAEALVNAGVDAIVIDTAHGHTKGVVNVLKEIKKKFPKLDVIVGNIATGAAAKYLVEAGADAVKVGIGPGSICTTRVVAGVGFPQFSAVLEVAAAIKGSGVPVIADGGIRYTGDIPKALAAGADTVMLGSLLAGTKESPGETIIYEGRKFKSYRGMGSVEAMKQGSKDRYFQDVEDDIKKLVPEGIVGRVPYKGELYESLHQFIGGLRAGMGYCGAKDVATLQDTGRFVKITASGINESHPHDVTITKESPNYSR is encoded by the coding sequence ATGACAGCACACGAAAATAAAATAGTAGGAGAAGGATTAACTTACGACGACGTCCTTTTAGTACCTGCTTTTTCTGATGTTCTTCCTCGCGAAGTCAACATTCAATCAAAATTTACACGTAACATTACCATTAACGTACCAATAGTTTCTGCAGCTATGGATACCGTTACAGAAAGTCAAATGGCTATAGCTATGGCTAGAGAAGGTGGTATTGGTGTGTTACATAAAAACATGACTATAGAGCAACAAGCGACTAAAGTACGTAAAGTAAAACGTGCCGAAAGTGGTATGATTATAGATCCTGTAACGTTACCAATGACTGCAGTAGTTGCAGACGCTAATAATGCAATGCGAGAGCATGGTATTGGTGGTATCCCTATAGTAGACGATAATGGATTATTAAAAGGAATTGTAACTAATCGTGATTTACGTTTTGAGCATGAAAAAAACAGACCAATTGTTGAGGTTATGACTAGCGAAAATCTAGTTACTGCTCCTGTTGGAACGTCCTTAAAAGATGCCGAAAAAATATTACAACAACATAAAATTGAAAAGCTTTTAATTGTTGAAGGTGATAAGTTAGAAGGCTTAATTACTTTTAGAGATATTACTAAGTTAACACAAAAGCCAATAGCAAATAAAGATACTTTTGGTCGTTTACGAGTAGCAGCAGCTATAGGTGTAACAGGAGATGCTGTAGATCGTGCCGAAGCTTTAGTAAACGCAGGTGTTGATGCTATTGTAATTGATACTGCACATGGTCACACTAAAGGTGTAGTAAATGTGTTAAAAGAAATTAAGAAAAAATTCCCAAAATTAGACGTTATAGTTGGTAATATAGCAACAGGAGCAGCAGCTAAATATTTAGTTGAAGCAGGAGCAGATGCAGTAAAAGTTGGTATTGGACCAGGTTCTATTTGTACGACTCGTGTTGTGGCAGGTGTTGGTTTCCCTCAATTTAGTGCAGTGCTAGAAGTAGCAGCAGCAATAAAAGGAAGTGGAGTACCTGTAATAGCAGATGGAGGAATTAGATATACAGGAGATATTCCTAAAGCATTAGCTGCAGGAGCAGATACAGTTATGTTAGGATCGTTACTAGCAGGAACAAAAGAAAGTCCAGGAGAAACTATTATATATGAAGGACGTAAGTTTAAATCGTATAGAGGTATGGGATCTGTTGAAGCTATGAAGCAAGGTAGTAAAGACCGTTACTTCCAAGATGTAGAGGATGATATTAAAAAATTAGTACCAGAAGGTATCGTTGGACGTGTACCTTATAAGGGAGAATTATATGAAAGCTTACACCAATTTATAGGTGGTTTAAGAGCAGGAATGGGCTATTGTGGAGCAAAAGATGTTGCCACTTTACAAGACACAGGACGCTTTGTTAAAATTACCGCTTCAGGTATCAACGAAAGTCATCCGCATGATGTTACCATTACTAAAGAGTCTCCTAATTATTCTAGATAA
- a CDS encoding peptidylprolyl isomerase: MKMNILRITFLSFFFTCLFANGQTNTVLFTVDDVPVYTTEFKRVYSKNLDLVKDDSQKDIDNYLDLFVKYKLKIAEAKALGMDQKPAYLREFSSYKSQLAKNYLNDSKVTDQLIQEGYQRLLTEVDANHILVKIDENASPKDTLLAYQEIKKLRDRAINEGFEPVKKDIHNGQTLFAEELGFFTAFKMVYPFENAAYNTAVGEWSQPFRTQFGYHVVFVNNKRKNRGDVTVAHIMLTDDKAEQTAQNSINEIYKRLKQGEDFSALAKQFSDDKSSSSNGGKLNAFSAGQLSSKIFEEQAFGLTNVGDVSKPFKSEFGYHIIKLIEKNGIQPFEALELELKNKIKRDSRSKVISDKRIENLLQTYNVDLTTVDLTPIINILSDDYFASNWTIPATFIGEKTLLTIGTKQIPEIEFAQFLFKSQRRRQAKVSLKQLAEDNFKVFVESNLKAYQEENLESENQEYAQVLSEYRDGLLLFDLMENQIWNAAKQDSVGLLDYYNQHKANYYYDTRVDAIVASSAKKSVIKQVSKLLEQNIATDNIKKQINADNQINVSFIIDTLDTTHQALPKGLNLKTGVSKVFKHNDAYSVVKVNGILPKTQKTFEQAKGSVVSDFQEKKEKDWLLELTKKYKVTINKDALKQVKEELK, encoded by the coding sequence ATGAAAATGAATATTTTACGTATTACATTCCTCTCTTTTTTCTTTACCTGTTTATTTGCAAATGGGCAAACTAATACTGTTTTATTTACAGTAGATGATGTGCCAGTTTATACTACAGAGTTTAAGCGTGTATATAGCAAAAACTTAGATTTAGTCAAAGACGACTCTCAAAAGGATATTGATAATTACTTAGATTTATTTGTTAAGTATAAACTTAAAATTGCTGAAGCTAAGGCTTTAGGAATGGATCAAAAACCAGCTTATTTAAGAGAGTTTTCAAGCTATAAAAGCCAATTGGCTAAAAATTATTTAAATGATAGTAAGGTAACAGATCAGCTAATTCAAGAAGGTTACCAAAGACTTTTAACAGAAGTGGATGCCAATCATATTTTGGTTAAAATAGATGAAAACGCAAGCCCAAAAGATACATTGTTAGCCTATCAAGAAATAAAAAAACTAAGAGATCGAGCTATAAACGAAGGCTTTGAGCCAGTAAAAAAAGACATCCATAATGGTCAAACTTTATTTGCAGAAGAGTTGGGCTTTTTTACCGCTTTTAAAATGGTATATCCATTTGAAAATGCTGCATATAATACAGCGGTTGGAGAATGGTCACAACCCTTTAGAACGCAGTTTGGTTACCATGTAGTTTTTGTAAATAATAAACGTAAAAACAGAGGTGATGTTACCGTTGCACACATTATGTTAACAGATGATAAAGCAGAGCAAACAGCCCAGAATAGTATAAACGAAATCTATAAAAGACTAAAGCAAGGAGAAGATTTTAGTGCTTTAGCTAAACAGTTTTCTGATGATAAAAGTTCAAGTAGTAATGGTGGGAAATTAAATGCGTTTTCAGCTGGTCAATTAAGTTCAAAAATATTTGAAGAACAAGCATTTGGCTTAACTAACGTTGGTGATGTGTCTAAACCTTTTAAATCAGAGTTTGGTTACCATATTATTAAACTGATTGAAAAAAATGGAATACAACCTTTTGAGGCTTTAGAATTAGAATTAAAAAATAAAATTAAACGTGATTCTAGATCTAAAGTTATTAGTGATAAGCGTATTGAAAATTTGTTACAAACATATAATGTTGATTTGACAACAGTAGACTTAACGCCTATTATTAATATCCTATCGGATGATTATTTTGCAAGTAATTGGACCATTCCTGCAACATTTATAGGTGAAAAAACACTATTAACTATAGGAACAAAGCAAATACCAGAAATTGAATTTGCTCAATTTTTATTTAAAAGTCAACGTAGACGACAAGCTAAAGTGTCATTAAAACAATTGGCAGAAGATAATTTTAAAGTTTTTGTTGAAAGTAATTTAAAAGCGTATCAAGAAGAAAACTTAGAGTCTGAAAACCAAGAATATGCACAAGTGTTAAGCGAATATCGTGATGGATTGTTGCTGTTTGATTTGATGGAAAACCAAATTTGGAATGCTGCAAAACAAGATTCAGTAGGATTGTTAGACTATTACAATCAACACAAAGCTAATTACTATTATGACACCAGAGTTGATGCAATTGTGGCCTCTTCTGCTAAAAAAAGTGTAATTAAACAAGTGTCAAAATTACTAGAGCAAAATATAGCTACAGATAATATTAAAAAACAAATTAACGCGGACAACCAAATAAATGTTAGTTTTATCATCGATACTTTAGATACAACACATCAAGCATTACCAAAAGGGCTGAATCTGAAAACTGGAGTTTCTAAAGTCTTTAAACATAATGATGCTTACAGTGTCGTTAAAGTAAATGGTATATTACCTAAAACTCAAAAAACATTTGAGCAAGCTAAAGGTAGCGTAGTATCAGATTTTCAGGAGAAAAAAGAAAAAGACTGGCTTTTAGAATTAACTAAAAAGTATAAGGTTACAATAAACAAGGACGCATTAAAACAAGTAAAAGAAGAACTAAAATAA
- a CDS encoding GH3 auxin-responsive promoter family protein, with amino-acid sequence MEIIGNIIKGAINIKEALTPEVNPVEAQQKVLQNLLSTAKDTMFGKAYDFEAISKADNPEVAFANSVPYFDYNQINDKWWSKLHEGLEDVTWPGKPSYFALSSGTTGKTSKRIPVTDDMLSAIKQAGIDQVTALSNFDLPAEFFSKEAMMLGSSTDLKEKDDHLEGEISGITASNIPSWFKGFYKPGEDIAKIEDWDKRVETIAKRAKQWDIGALSGIPSWMELMLKTVIDYHKVDNIHDVWPNLQVYTSGGVAFGPYQKSFNALLGKPVTVIDTYLASEGFLAFQARPETDAMQLVTDGGIYFEFVPFKPEYINPDGSLKNEAPSVTLKDVQLDQDYVVIISTVSGAWRYLIGDTIEFTDVERAEIKITGRTKFFLNTVGSQLSVNKLDDAIRHLEEKFNTTIPEYTLCAKRFEDGFYHSWYLGSESLKEANNSIVNVLDEFLKNANKNYKVARGKALEGVKVEVISPEIFAEWSGANKKKGGQVKMERVMGEDKFKDWEAFVAKN; translated from the coding sequence ATGGAAATTATAGGAAACATTATTAAAGGTGCCATAAACATAAAAGAGGCATTAACTCCGGAAGTTAACCCTGTAGAAGCACAACAAAAAGTATTACAAAACTTATTGAGTACTGCTAAAGACACCATGTTTGGTAAGGCGTATGACTTTGAAGCAATAAGCAAAGCAGATAATCCAGAAGTAGCTTTTGCTAATAGTGTACCTTATTTTGATTACAACCAAATCAATGACAAATGGTGGTCTAAACTACATGAAGGTTTAGAGGATGTAACTTGGCCTGGAAAACCGTCTTATTTTGCATTAAGTTCTGGTACCACAGGAAAAACTAGTAAGCGTATTCCTGTGACTGATGATATGTTATCTGCAATTAAGCAAGCAGGAATAGACCAAGTCACAGCATTAAGTAATTTTGATTTGCCTGCCGAGTTTTTTAGTAAAGAAGCGATGATGTTGGGAAGCTCTACAGATTTAAAAGAAAAAGATGATCATTTAGAAGGAGAAATAAGTGGTATTACAGCTAGTAATATTCCATCTTGGTTTAAAGGGTTTTATAAACCAGGTGAAGATATAGCTAAAATTGAAGATTGGGATAAGCGTGTTGAGACCATAGCAAAACGAGCTAAACAATGGGATATTGGCGCTTTAAGCGGAATTCCGTCTTGGATGGAACTGATGTTAAAAACGGTTATCGACTATCATAAAGTAGACAATATTCACGATGTTTGGCCAAACCTTCAAGTGTATACCTCAGGTGGTGTTGCTTTTGGGCCTTACCAAAAAAGTTTTAATGCATTATTAGGAAAACCAGTAACTGTGATTGATACCTATTTAGCCTCAGAAGGTTTTTTAGCTTTTCAAGCTAGACCAGAGACTGATGCCATGCAATTGGTTACAGATGGCGGAATTTATTTTGAGTTTGTACCCTTTAAACCAGAATATATTAATCCAGATGGATCGTTAAAAAACGAAGCGCCAAGTGTGACTTTAAAAGACGTGCAACTAGATCAAGATTACGTCGTCATTATTAGTACAGTAAGTGGTGCATGGCGTTATTTGATTGGAGATACTATTGAGTTTACTGATGTTGAGCGTGCTGAAATCAAAATTACTGGTCGTACTAAATTCTTTTTAAACACTGTAGGATCGCAATTATCAGTAAATAAATTGGATGATGCTATTAGGCATCTTGAAGAAAAGTTTAATACAACAATCCCAGAATATACTTTATGTGCTAAACGTTTTGAAGATGGTTTTTACCATAGTTGGTATTTAGGATCTGAGAGTTTAAAGGAAGCAAATAATAGTATTGTAAACGTATTAGATGAGTTTTTAAAAAATGCTAATAAAAACTATAAGGTTGCAAGAGGTAAAGCTTTAGAAGGCGTAAAAGTAGAAGTAATTAGTCCAGAGATTTTTGCAGAATGGAGTGGTGCTAATAAGAAAAAAGGAGGTCAGGTTAAAATGGAACGTGTTATGGGAGAGGATAAGTTTAAAGATTGGGAAGCCTTTGTTGCTAAAAATTAA
- a CDS encoding SRPBCC family protein → MKYTITVLIRKPIEECFRLLQNHESRKHWHPGLTSFEHLSGLPNEVGVQMKLNYTFGKRKLSVIETVTYIENNKTVHYNFDSAGMHNIQENQFKVVDDNSTLWTCNNEFLPTTFSKRLMLLLMPKAIKLQSEKYLYDFKNYIEIGKSVKN, encoded by the coding sequence ATGAAATATACAATTACAGTATTAATTAGAAAACCTATTGAAGAATGCTTTAGGCTTTTACAAAACCATGAATCCAGAAAACATTGGCATCCTGGTTTAACTAGTTTTGAGCATTTAAGCGGTTTACCTAATGAAGTAGGTGTACAAATGAAACTAAACTACACTTTTGGCAAACGAAAATTGAGTGTTATAGAAACTGTAACTTATATTGAAAACAATAAAACGGTACATTACAACTTTGATTCTGCAGGCATGCATAACATCCAAGAAAACCAATTTAAAGTCGTTGATGATAATAGCACATTATGGACGTGTAACAACGAGTTTTTACCAACTACATTTTCTAAACGTCTAATGTTACTTTTAATGCCAAAAGCAATAAAGTTACAATCGGAAAAATATTTATACGATTTTAAAAATTATATAGAAATAGGAAAGTCTGTTAAAAATTAA
- a CDS encoding T9SS type A sorting domain-containing protein, protein MKKNYNFKLNKISILLLLLSSSLFAQVNDENFDGLTPSLRGLDYTTNGIRFQQIAPNVISQMASLSEASTFIITPTSSDLGLLFNIDNSGTISGPNIGAFDYRIGSADGSEFKMVSMEADMSANPASNGYTFTATATGYRDGVSVVSDIIDFTISDNNGTITYAKDAIPAANGGTLTFSEAWSNIDDIRFTGGNSSSISLLMIDQLNFSPPNTLSIVDNTLASNITIFPNPTKDIVTIDFAVTTVSNIKVHNILGELVFEKDNIMDNKYSFQLNQPAGLYIISVITENEQLQLKLIKE, encoded by the coding sequence ATGAAAAAAAACTACAATTTTAAATTAAACAAAATTAGCATCCTACTGTTATTATTATCCTCTTCTCTATTTGCACAAGTTAATGACGAGAATTTTGATGGATTAACTCCCAGCCTTAGAGGATTAGACTACACCACTAATGGTATTAGATTTCAACAGATAGCACCAAATGTAATTAGTCAAATGGCATCCTTATCGGAAGCTTCAACTTTTATCATTACTCCTACAAGTTCTGATTTAGGCTTACTTTTTAACATAGATAATTCTGGGACTATCTCTGGTCCTAATATTGGCGCTTTTGATTACAGAATTGGAAGTGCTGACGGTTCAGAATTTAAAATGGTATCAATGGAAGCTGATATGTCTGCAAATCCTGCAAGTAATGGTTATACTTTTACAGCAACTGCTACAGGTTACAGAGATGGAGTAAGTGTGGTAAGCGATATTATTGACTTCACAATTAGCGATAATAATGGCACCATAACATACGCCAAAGACGCTATACCAGCTGCCAATGGTGGTACACTTACTTTTTCGGAAGCTTGGAGTAATATAGATGACATTAGATTTACTGGTGGTAATTCTAGCTCAATATCCCTTTTGATGATTGACCAATTAAACTTTTCTCCGCCTAATACTCTAAGTATTGTTGATAATACTTTGGCTTCAAATATTACTATTTTTCCAAATCCAACCAAGGACATAGTTACTATTGACTTTGCAGTAACTACTGTTTCTAATATTAAAGTTCATAATATTTTAGGAGAATTAGTTTTCGAAAAGGATAATATTATGGATAATAAATATTCATTTCAATTAAATCAACCTGCTGGTCTGTATATAATAAGTGTAATAACAGAAAATGAGCAGTTACAACTTAAATTGATAAAAGAATAA
- a CDS encoding aldo/keto reductase, whose amino-acid sequence MKQILLNDGNKIPLVGFGTYKCTEQEGIDSVSTALSKGYRLLDTAAIYGNEEAVGKGIKASGIDRKDIYITTKLWRENLGYQSAKDQFNKSLQRLNVDYIDLYLIHWPANAKNYDNWQHANAESWRAMEELQAEGKIKSIGVSNFFQEHLEALFKTAKIIPAVNQIEFHPGYWQKELTEYCQSKNITVESWSPLARGKVFDNQILKDIAKAHQKSVSQICLRWITQHNVIIIPKSNSPERIEENINIFDFELSEDEMKQINNLPKMGFSGEHPNFWPDRIS is encoded by the coding sequence ATGAAACAAATACTCCTAAACGATGGTAATAAAATTCCTCTAGTTGGATTTGGAACCTATAAATGTACAGAACAAGAAGGGATAGATTCCGTATCTACTGCTTTATCTAAAGGCTATCGGTTATTAGACACAGCTGCTATTTATGGAAATGAAGAAGCTGTTGGCAAAGGTATTAAAGCTAGTGGTATTGATAGAAAAGATATATATATCACCACAAAACTTTGGCGAGAAAATTTAGGCTATCAATCTGCTAAGGACCAATTTAATAAATCCTTGCAACGATTAAATGTAGACTATATTGATTTATACTTAATACATTGGCCTGCTAACGCTAAAAACTACGATAATTGGCAACACGCTAATGCAGAAAGTTGGCGCGCAATGGAAGAATTACAAGCTGAAGGTAAAATTAAATCCATAGGAGTTAGTAATTTTTTTCAAGAACATTTAGAAGCGTTATTTAAAACTGCAAAGATTATTCCTGCTGTTAATCAAATTGAGTTTCATCCAGGTTATTGGCAAAAAGAATTAACTGAATATTGTCAATCAAAAAATATAACTGTTGAGTCTTGGTCTCCTTTAGCACGAGGAAAAGTATTTGATAATCAAATTTTAAAGGACATTGCCAAAGCACATCAAAAATCGGTTTCACAAATATGTCTTCGTTGGATTACACAGCATAATGTTATTATTATTCCTAAATCTAATTCGCCAGAAAGAATTGAAGAGAATATTAATATTTTTGACTTTGAACTGTCTGAGGACGAAATGAAACAAATAAACAACCTACCAAAAATGGGGTTTAGTGGAGAGCATCCTAATTTTTGGCCTGATCGTATTAGTTAA
- a CDS encoding PLP-dependent transferase translates to MNNNKMINYLKDVLQNMPTGWLNLTTHRLDIYNEKLAKTEFLDQFENLYNNNNAEASALNQLPTAYDYIRLGHPLSCVLEWVIADLNNLKPEAVISFSSKITPILSVLRKNLLADKNTQINYIGQLPSIFDAEVLRNVYGYNFELKQVDSAQDITDFNGSTIFINQQNDICHANLTSNIDFTVNLHSDLGSVLLVNGAKNEAYISDIQHVRRRETIAMTPINCLAALQDLINTTSSDYTSSTLQTDKAKVLETIKAITESPSKPLVGSSGLSIQYAIMMGLIHDALINHKGKDIKFIVPPNCYGGTNDQARRVAACIDNVEVVDLPVDGDNDMVTSIDTVLNTIASQDAVPYIIAEIPTNPRVEVPDLLQLKAALSKVRHTPNGDIAIDPVFILDQTFCPNVLFLGENKILSSVRTISYASGSKFPSGGHCTAGYCVGNTKTQDLMAHIENHLTLCDNEATNLQYEILAKQLPSMNQRIKDAYSNTREFVNFIHDTLPEAKINFVSEALAEQDFTPSVFSLDLPTKGNTAQEKEDYKRALNLKLINLMITQIPNESKYCVSYGQLNGCYWTIPATSTQGTTKEGDKDYIVRASLSPNLDLELHKKVFLDFVKSM, encoded by the coding sequence ATGAACAATAATAAAATGATAAATTATCTTAAAGATGTACTTCAAAACATGCCAACTGGCTGGTTGAATTTAACAACGCATCGCTTAGATATCTATAACGAAAAATTAGCTAAAACTGAATTTTTAGATCAATTTGAGAATTTATATAATAACAATAATGCTGAAGCTTCCGCTTTAAACCAATTACCAACTGCTTACGATTATATTAGACTTGGTCATCCACTATCTTGTGTATTAGAATGGGTTATTGCTGATTTAAATAATTTAAAACCTGAAGCGGTTATAAGTTTTTCATCTAAAATAACTCCAATTTTATCTGTTTTAAGAAAAAATCTTTTAGCGGATAAAAACACACAAATCAACTACATTGGTCAATTACCAAGTATTTTTGATGCTGAAGTATTACGTAACGTTTATGGTTATAATTTTGAATTAAAGCAAGTAGATTCTGCTCAAGACATAACTGATTTTAATGGTAGTACCATCTTTATCAATCAACAAAACGATATATGTCATGCAAATTTAACCAGTAACATAGACTTTACGGTTAACTTACATAGTGATTTAGGAAGTGTATTATTAGTAAATGGTGCAAAAAACGAAGCTTATATTTCTGACATACAACATGTAAGACGACGAGAAACCATTGCAATGACACCTATTAATTGCTTAGCTGCTTTACAGGATTTAATTAACACAACATCATCAGACTATACAAGTAGCACTTTACAGACAGATAAAGCTAAGGTCCTGGAAACTATTAAAGCCATTACAGAATCACCTTCTAAACCTTTAGTAGGCTCAAGTGGATTATCAATCCAGTATGCTATCATGATGGGACTTATACATGATGCGTTAATTAACCACAAAGGAAAAGACATTAAGTTTATTGTTCCTCCAAACTGTTATGGTGGTACTAACGATCAAGCTAGACGTGTTGCTGCATGTATTGACAATGTAGAAGTAGTAGATTTACCTGTGGATGGAGACAATGACATGGTAACAAGTATTGATACCGTTTTAAACACTATTGCAAGCCAAGATGCAGTACCTTATATTATTGCAGAAATTCCGACAAATCCTAGAGTTGAAGTTCCAGATCTTTTACAATTAAAGGCTGCATTAAGTAAAGTTAGACACACACCAAATGGTGATATAGCAATAGACCCAGTTTTTATTTTAGATCAAACCTTTTGTCCAAATGTTTTATTTTTAGGTGAAAACAAAATACTATCTAGCGTAAGAACAATATCTTATGCAAGCGGATCTAAATTTCCTAGTGGTGGACATTGTACTGCTGGTTATTGTGTAGGTAATACTAAAACGCAAGATTTAATGGCTCACATAGAAAACCATTTAACCCTTTGCGATAATGAAGCGACTAATCTTCAATATGAAATTTTAGCAAAGCAATTACCTTCAATGAATCAAAGAATTAAAGACGCTTACAGCAATACTCGTGAGTTTGTTAATTTTATACACGATACGCTACCAGAAGCTAAAATCAATTTTGTATCAGAAGCACTTGCTGAGCAAGATTTTACACCTTCTGTTTTCTCGTTAGACCTTCCAACAAAAGGAAACACAGCACAAGAAAAAGAAGATTATAAACGCGCTTTAAACTTAAAATTAATTAACCTAATGATTACTCAAATTCCAAATGAGAGTAAATATTGCGTTAGTTATGGTCAATTAAATGGCTGCTACTGGACTATTCCTGCAACCTCAACACAAGGCACAACTAAAGAAGGTGATAAAGATTACATCGTACGTGCCTCCTTATCTCCTAATCTAGATTTAGAACTTCATAAAAAAGTATTTCTAGACTTTGTAAAAAGTATGTAA